A region from the Acyrthosiphon pisum isolate AL4f chromosome A1, pea_aphid_22Mar2018_4r6ur, whole genome shotgun sequence genome encodes:
- the LOC115033028 gene encoding FK506-binding protein 5-like, whose translation MREVSTESIKDSPPSCPEDKPAVSTDIVPPVEVDSNDDKIENGDDDVDDIEEIFDDEDEEDEGEGEELDLEDEDEIEEDQDEKAVIVTKKPEDKVVTNETPTKPSVPATKTEEVKAPVVVPKPKDEIKKPEPSKAPEEISEKPKIDIDNTKKSEAPAKLKPEFEKGEREGAAAEAAAPEKDASKAKSEFEIVEREDRDALPPKPAKTEFEVVERGTAVKPVLPPPPPPPSSSAAVVKDDDPSRPSVKAGGDDKGALKPVAPEKAAAHVKFQEDDDYDKTTGKGRVPAADFATLEKGETAVKPPGATTTGHNAAVGDFLSAEQAHGGQLLKSHHESIQDQQLDYSDSGEELSDDDIEIDYEDDEDDEEVVEVKPLPPVARSVYKKND comes from the exons gTCTCTACCGAATCGATCAAAGACAGTCCACCGTCCTGCCCCGAGGACAAACCAGCAGTTTCAACTGACATAGTTCCGCCCGTCGAGGTTGACAGCAATGACGATAAGATCGAAAATGGAGATGACGATGTTGACGATATCGAAGAGATTTTTGACGACGAAGATGAAGAAGATGAAGGAGAAGGAGAAGAATTAGATTTAGAAGACGAAGATGAAATCGAAGAGGACCAAGATGAAAAAGCAGTGATCGTAACCAAAAAACCCGAAGATAAAGTTGTAACTAATGAGACACCTACTAAACCCAGCGTTCCGGCCACTAAAACCGAAGAGGTCAAAGCACCGGTCGTGGTGCCAAAACCGAAAGACGAAATTAAAAAACCTGAACCTTCAAAGGCCCCGGAGGAAATCAGTGAAAAACCGAAAATTGATATCGACAACACGAAAAAATCTGAGGCCCCAGCCAAGCTAAAGCCGGAATTCGAGAAGGGCGAGAGGGAAGGGGCTGCAGCTGAAGCGGCGGCGCCCGAAAAGGACGCGTCCAAGGCCAAGTCGGAGTTTGAAATCGTTGAGAGGGAGGACAGAGACGCGCTGCCGCCGAAGCCTGCAAAGACTGAGTTCGAAGTCGTCGAGAGAGGAACGGCGGTGAAACCCGTACTGCCACCGCCACCACCTCCACCGTCGTCATCTGCGGCGGTGGTCAAAGACGACGACCCTAGCCGGCCGTCGGTGAAAGCCGGCGGCGACGACAAAGGCGCGCTGAAACCGGTTGCGCCGGAAAAGGCGGCGGCCCACGTGAAATTTCAAGAAGACGACGATTACGACAAGACCACCGGAAAAGGCCGCGTGCCGGCCGCGGACTTTGCCACTCTGGAAAAAGGCGAAACGGCCGTCAAACCACCGGGAGCGACGACGACCGGACATAATGCTGCGGTCGGAGACTTTTTGTCTGCCGAACAGGCGCACGGCGGTCAACTCCTGAAAAGTCACCACGAATCCATTCAAGACCAACAGCT ggATTACAGTGATTCCGGTGAAGAGCTATCGGACGACGATATTGAAATCGATTACGAAGACGACGAGGACGACGAAGAAGTGGTAGAAGTGAAACCGCTGCCGCCCGTCGCTCGAAGCGTTTATAAAAAGAACGACTGA